A DNA window from Rhodococcus sp. Z13 contains the following coding sequences:
- a CDS encoding TM0106 family RecB-like putative nuclease: protein MVLEAAALTRCRHRVYLDANFPEELAVAPENSGARQRQEAAAEHRETVRRRLFDEHPDGWTLIAPEGTMASRAARTLEACRAGADRIWGAVLPTDPATGRRGRSEILLRDVERGGYIPVIVVNHKVTDPGQGATTSGLFEWKPAVDETRKVRSQVRDQMRVAHLYRMLERHGLASPAKVAGAIGYAGDCILVHDLDTILEDYDARLADRLEIARGRVPTTPSQIGECKTCPWWDRCRAELTRTRDVSLVAPGQRAEVLRELEVHTIEGLARWQGEPPETWPQGSFEDAVVIARAWLADAPLVRRYRHVHVHRADVEVDIDMESFHEHGAYLWGTLLNSGPDSEYRPFVTWDPVPTDDEARSFAEFWRWLSDQRRTAERKGRTFAAYCYSRSAEDKWLLSSARRFQGRPGVPALAEVKAFIDSHEWVDIFQAVTDQFVCPNGKGLKKIAPIAGHHWRDAEAGGEASMAWYREAVGMAGEPDPAQRVRLLEYNEDDVIATKVLREWMSDRAVLDIPFVEDL, encoded by the coding sequence GTGGTCCTCGAGGCCGCTGCGCTGACGCGGTGCCGCCACCGGGTCTATCTCGACGCCAACTTCCCCGAAGAACTCGCGGTTGCGCCGGAGAACTCGGGGGCGCGGCAGCGGCAGGAAGCGGCGGCGGAACATCGCGAGACGGTCCGGCGGAGACTGTTCGACGAGCACCCCGACGGCTGGACGCTCATCGCACCCGAGGGGACGATGGCGAGCCGCGCCGCGCGCACCCTCGAGGCGTGCCGGGCCGGCGCCGACCGCATCTGGGGTGCGGTGCTGCCCACCGATCCCGCCACCGGCCGCCGCGGCCGGTCCGAGATCCTGCTGCGCGACGTCGAGCGGGGCGGTTACATCCCGGTGATCGTGGTCAACCACAAGGTCACCGATCCCGGGCAGGGCGCGACCACCAGCGGCCTGTTCGAGTGGAAACCCGCCGTCGACGAGACCCGCAAGGTGCGCAGCCAGGTGCGGGACCAGATGCGGGTCGCGCACCTGTACCGGATGCTCGAGCGGCACGGGCTCGCCAGCCCCGCGAAGGTCGCGGGCGCGATCGGCTACGCCGGTGACTGCATCCTCGTGCACGATCTCGACACGATCCTCGAGGACTACGACGCGCGGCTGGCCGACCGGCTGGAGATCGCGCGGGGCCGCGTGCCGACGACGCCGTCGCAGATCGGTGAGTGCAAGACGTGCCCGTGGTGGGACCGCTGCCGCGCGGAGCTGACGCGCACACGGGACGTGTCGCTGGTCGCGCCGGGGCAGCGCGCCGAGGTGCTGCGCGAGCTCGAGGTCCACACCATCGAGGGGCTGGCCCGCTGGCAGGGGGAGCCGCCGGAGACGTGGCCGCAGGGGTCCTTCGAGGACGCGGTGGTCATCGCGCGGGCGTGGCTCGCCGACGCACCGCTGGTGCGGCGCTACCGGCACGTGCACGTCCACCGCGCGGACGTCGAGGTGGACATCGACATGGAGAGCTTCCACGAGCACGGCGCCTATCTGTGGGGGACGCTGCTGAACTCGGGTCCGGACTCGGAGTACCGGCCGTTCGTGACCTGGGATCCGGTGCCCACCGACGACGAGGCGCGGTCGTTCGCGGAGTTCTGGCGCTGGCTGTCGGACCAGCGGCGTACCGCCGAACGCAAGGGGAGGACCTTCGCCGCCTACTGCTATTCGCGGTCGGCGGAGGACAAGTGGCTGCTGTCGTCGGCGCGGCGTTTCCAGGGCCGTCCGGGGGTGCCGGCGCTCGCGGAGGTGAAGGCGTTCATCGACTCGCACGAGTGGGTCGACATCTTCCAGGCGGTCACCGATCAGTTCGTGTGCCCGAACGGCAAGGGACTCAAGAAGATCGCGCCGATCGCGGGGCACCACTGGCGTGACGCGGAGGCCGGGGGCGAGGCGTCGATGGCCTGGTACAGGGAGGCCGTCGGCATGGCCGGGGAACCCGATCCGGCGCAGCGGGTGCGGTTGCTCGAGTACAACGAGGACGACGTCATCGCCACGAAGGTGTTGCGGGAGTGGATGTCCGACCGGGCCGTCCTCGACATCCCGTTCGTGGAGGATCTGTAG